The following are encoded in a window of Rosa chinensis cultivar Old Blush chromosome 4, RchiOBHm-V2, whole genome shotgun sequence genomic DNA:
- the LOC112200103 gene encoding aspartic proteinase 39: protein MASSSSSSSTPATTTTTTATTPSSAMKRVALILTTSCRGFPLLFLLLISTNITAGVALDNAVLSVKYKYAGRDRTLSALKAHDTKRTLRFLAGVDLPLGGSGRPDAVGLYYAQIGIGTPPRDYYVQVDTGSDIMWVNCIQCKDCPQRSSLGFELSLYDIKQSSTGKLIPCDQEFCMAVNNGPLAGCTANMSCPYLQIYGDGTSTAGYFVKDIVLYDQVSGDLKTSSSNGSVIFGCGATQSGDIGSSGEEALDGILGFGKSNSSIISQLASSGKVKKMFAHCLDGKNGGGIFAIGRVVQPKVNMTPLVPNQPHYNVNMKAVQVGHAFLNISTDVFEAGDRKGTIIDSGTTLAYLPDVVYEPLVSKILSQQPDLKIHTLRGEYTCFEYSGSVDDGFPAVTFDFENSLSLKVYPHDYLFPSEGFWCIGWQNSGLQSRDTKNLTLLGDLVLSNKLVLYDLENQVIGWTEYNCSSSIKVQDEQSGTVHLVGSHYIPSSACHLNHQWTINFFLTLLLYSLLY from the exons atggcttcttcttcttcttcttcttcaactccaGCGACGACCACGACGACGACCGCGACGACGCCGTCTTCCGCCATGAAAAGAGTCGCGCTCATTCTCACAACGTCGTGCCGGGGCTTtcctcttctcttcctcctcctgatTTCCACCAACATCACCGCCGGCGTCGCTCTCGACAACGCCGTCTTGAGCGTCAAGTACAAATACGCCGGCCGGGACCGCACTCTCAGCGCCCTAAAAGCTCACGACACCAAACGCACTCTCCGATTTCTCGCCGGCGTCGATCTCCCTCTCGGCGGCTCGGGCCGCCCTGACGCCGTTGG ATTATACTATGCTCAAATTGGAATAGGAACACCTCCTAGAGACTACTATGTACAAGTTGATACTGGAAGTGATATTATGTGGGTCAACTGTATTCAATGCAAGGATTGCCCTCAAAGAAGCTCACTTGGT TTTGAGCTATCACTATATGATATCAAGCAGTCTTCCACTGGTAAACTGATTCCTTGTGATCAAGAGTTTTGCATGGCGGTGAATAATGGTCCATTGGCTGGATGTACGGCCAATATGTCATGTCCTTATTTACAAATTTACGGAGACGGCACCTCCACTGCTGGTTACTTTGTCAAAgatattgtgttgtatgaccaAGTGTCGGGTGACCTCAAGACTAGCTCTTCCAATGGGAGCGTCATTTTTGG GTGTGGTGCTACACAATCTGGTGATATAGGCTCATCTGGTGAAGAAGCACTTGATGGAATTCTTGGCTTTGGAAAGTCCAATTCATCCATAATTTCACAGCTAGCTTCATCAGGAAAAGTGAAGAAGATGTTTGCTCACTGCTTAGATGGAAAGAATGGAGGCGGTATCTTTGCTATTGGGCGTGTTGTGCAGCCGAAAGTTAACATGACTCCATTGGTACCAAACCA GCCGCACTACAATGTCAATATGAAGGCAGTTCAAGTTGGCCATGCTTTCCTAAATATTTCTACAGATGTATTTGAAGCGGGAGATAGAAAAGGGACTATAATTGACAGCGGTACAACTTTGGCCTATCTTCCAGACGTGGTGTACGAGCCCTTAGTAAGTAAG ATCTTATCTCAGCAGCCTGATTTGAAAATTCACACTCTTCGTGGCGAGTATACATGCTTTGAGTACTCGGGAAG tgttgatgatggatttcctgcAGTCACCTTTGATTTTGAAAATTCACTTTCTTTGAAGGTTTATCCACATGACTACTTGTTCCCCTCT GAAGGCTTTTGGTGCATTGGTTGGCAAAACAGTGGGTTGCAATCCAGGGATACTAAGAACTTGACCCTTTTGGGAG ATTTGGTACTTTCGAATAAGCTAGTGTTGTATGATCTTGAAAATCAAGTCATTGGATGGACTGAGTATAACT GCTCATCAAGTATCAAAGTACAGGATGAACAGAGTGGAACAGTGCATTTAGTAGGTTCCCACTACATCCCTTCTTCTGCTTGCCATTTGAATCACCAATGGACTATAAACTTCTTCCTTACGCTGCTGCTGTACAGTTTACTTTACTGA